The following are from one region of the Deltaproteobacteria bacterium HGW-Deltaproteobacteria-6 genome:
- a CDS encoding DUF47 domain-containing protein, which yields MRLFPKEENFFDFFEELATKIEEGGQFFLEMTQHQNYSAARVSRLKEIEHEADGIAHKTYERMHKTFLTPLDREDIYALVNKMDDILDAIEGTAIRLHMYKVKRPDDEIIKQAEILFQAIKKIKMVVYGLRHMKNSQMILDGCVEIHTLENEGDVLLRTIITDLFIKENDAIELLKWKEIFERLEEAIDICESVSNIVGGIVLKHA from the coding sequence ATGCGCCTTTTTCCTAAAGAAGAAAATTTTTTTGATTTTTTTGAAGAATTGGCTACCAAGATTGAAGAAGGCGGTCAATTTTTCCTTGAAATGACCCAACATCAAAATTATTCCGCGGCTCGCGTTTCCCGACTTAAGGAAATTGAGCATGAAGCGGATGGCATCGCTCATAAAACATACGAAAGGATGCACAAAACCTTTCTGACCCCTCTTGATCGTGAAGACATCTACGCGCTGGTCAATAAAATGGACGATATCCTGGATGCCATTGAGGGCACTGCCATTCGCCTCCACATGTATAAGGTTAAAAGACCGGATGATGAAATCATCAAACAGGCTGAAATTCTTTTTCAAGCGATTAAAAAAATAAAAATGGTCGTTTACGGCTTGCGTCATATGAAGAACAGCCAGATGATTCTGGACGGCTGTGTGGAAATTCACACCCTGGAAAATGAAGGCGACGTCCTTTTAAGAACCATTATCACCGATCTTTTTATTAAGGAAAACGATGCCATCGAACTGCTTAAATGGAAGGAAATCTTTGAACGGCTTGAAGAAGCCATCGATATTTGCGAGAGCGTATCCAATATCGTGGGAGGCATTGTCCTGAAACATGCCTGA
- a CDS encoding methylenetetrahydrofolate reductase, translated as MQSNRFKEALLNPSEFPVTWELVPGRGAKEAAQEKALALAGQAATGGKIHALTLTDNPGGTPAMSADFMGCEILKLGIEPLVHFTCKDKNRNQMESQLYALDRAGIRNLLVMSGDYPASGFQGRPAPVFDLDPIHTLQLISDMNRGLTYPGIKGNIIHQTSDFFPGAVVSPFKATEAEQMVQYYKLKKKIAAGAQFIVTQLGYDARKFHEVLLFMKQNGFNIPLVGNIYILPFGAAKMMNRNDLPGSVVTDKLLADIDRERNDPDKGEGARILRAARMYAIMKGMGFSGVHIGGHNIKYEQVEAIIRQGEELAPRWTELIRYFDYPIPDGFYYFERDPDTGLNRETATTRQNRPLDARIEFPYGFSRFFHQVMYEPGKKLYGVMKSLCTKVEGTKMEGFFHKLEHLTKVALFDCKDCGDCALIDAAYLCPMSQCPKNQRNGACGGSFRGWCEVYPGKRQCIYVRAYSRLKKYAEESQLDRDIVPPCNWDLYQTSSWINYYLGKDHTSKRQNSHPSGK; from the coding sequence ATGCAAAGTAATCGTTTTAAAGAAGCTTTATTGAATCCCTCCGAATTCCCGGTCACCTGGGAACTGGTGCCGGGAAGAGGCGCGAAAGAAGCAGCTCAGGAAAAGGCGCTGGCACTGGCCGGACAGGCTGCGACCGGCGGTAAGATTCATGCCCTGACGCTGACGGATAATCCGGGCGGAACCCCGGCCATGTCCGCCGATTTCATGGGTTGCGAAATTCTAAAGCTGGGCATCGAACCTCTCGTTCATTTTACCTGCAAAGATAAAAACCGCAACCAGATGGAGAGCCAGCTTTATGCGCTGGACCGCGCAGGCATCAGAAATCTCCTGGTGATGAGCGGCGATTATCCCGCATCCGGTTTTCAGGGAAGACCCGCACCGGTCTTTGATCTGGATCCCATTCATACCCTGCAGCTGATATCAGACATGAACCGGGGACTGACATATCCGGGAATCAAAGGCAACATTATTCATCAGACCAGCGATTTTTTTCCAGGCGCGGTCGTTTCTCCGTTCAAAGCGACCGAAGCGGAGCAGATGGTCCAGTATTACAAATTGAAAAAGAAAATCGCCGCCGGCGCGCAATTCATCGTCACGCAGCTGGGATACGATGCCCGGAAATTTCATGAAGTGTTGCTCTTCATGAAACAAAATGGTTTTAATATTCCGCTGGTGGGAAACATTTATATTCTGCCTTTCGGCGCGGCCAAAATGATGAACCGCAACGACCTGCCGGGCAGCGTTGTCACGGATAAACTCCTCGCGGACATTGACCGCGAGCGCAACGACCCCGACAAGGGAGAAGGAGCAAGAATACTGCGCGCCGCCCGGATGTATGCCATCATGAAGGGAATGGGTTTCAGCGGCGTTCACATCGGCGGTCACAACATCAAATATGAACAGGTGGAAGCCATTATCCGTCAGGGGGAGGAACTTGCCCCCCGATGGACCGAACTGATCCGTTATTTTGATTATCCCATTCCCGACGGCTTCTACTACTTTGAGCGCGATCCGGATACGGGGCTGAACCGTGAGACAGCGACAACAAGACAGAACCGGCCGCTCGATGCCCGAATCGAATTTCCATATGGCTTTTCGCGCTTCTTCCATCAAGTGATGTATGAACCGGGAAAGAAACTTTACGGAGTAATGAAAAGTCTCTGCACAAAAGTGGAAGGGACAAAAATGGAAGGTTTTTTTCACAAGCTGGAACACTTGACCAAGGTCGCGCTTTTTGACTGTAAGGACTGCGGGGATTGCGCCCTGATCGATGCAGCCTATCTCTGCCCCATGTCGCAATGCCCGAAAAATCAGCGTAACGGCGCCTGCGGCGGGAGTTTCCGGGGATGGTGCGAGGTTTATCCCGGCAAGAGACAATGTATTTATGTCCGGGCCTATTCCCGGTTGAAGAAATACGCCGAAGAATCGCAGTTGGACAGGGACATTGTTCCGCCCTGCAACTGGGACCTTTACCAAACCTCATCCTGGATCAACTACTATCTGGGGAAAGACCATACCTCCAAAAGGCAAAATAGTCATCCGTCCGGCAAATAA
- a CDS encoding alcohol dehydrogenase, which produces MKVSYWYNNKDIRIEEIATPAPGPKEMLVKVMSCGICGSDIVEWYRLPRAPLVQGHEIGAQVVAAGDAVKKYHPGDRVFIAPKVPCGKCSYCLNGHFPQCSEIKERLPGGFAEYILVPEILVEHGTYLLPENITYDQSTFIEPLACVVRAQRLARVEKGQLVMIIGCGMAGLLHVKLAGSKGCKVIAADINETKLAYASQMGADVTIDATNNFSERLIGENGKKADVVFLCAAADAAMEQAWQCVDKGGVIVLFAVPGPDKKVVVPVNDFWMKEITILTSYYCGPPDITEAMKLIESGVVTVDDLVTHRLGLNDIAKGFQLVSEGKESIKVIIQPNGVTSAE; this is translated from the coding sequence ATGAAAGTTTCCTACTGGTATAACAACAAAGATATCCGGATCGAAGAAATAGCGACGCCTGCCCCTGGGCCGAAAGAAATGCTGGTCAAGGTCATGTCCTGCGGCATCTGCGGCAGCGACATCGTCGAATGGTACCGGCTCCCGCGCGCCCCGCTGGTACAGGGGCATGAGATAGGCGCGCAGGTTGTTGCGGCAGGTGATGCCGTAAAGAAATATCACCCGGGCGACCGGGTATTTATCGCCCCGAAAGTGCCCTGCGGGAAATGTTCTTATTGCCTGAACGGTCACTTCCCGCAATGCTCAGAGATTAAAGAACGGCTGCCTGGCGGTTTTGCCGAATACATCCTGGTTCCGGAGATTCTTGTCGAACACGGAACCTATCTTCTGCCTGAAAATATTACCTATGATCAGAGTACCTTTATTGAACCGCTGGCCTGCGTCGTTCGGGCGCAGCGGCTGGCCCGCGTGGAAAAGGGACAGTTGGTAATGATCATCGGGTGCGGAATGGCCGGACTGCTTCATGTGAAACTGGCCGGGTCAAAAGGATGTAAAGTCATAGCCGCCGATATCAACGAGACAAAACTGGCATACGCTTCGCAGATGGGGGCTGACGTCACCATCGACGCGACAAATAATTTTTCAGAACGGCTGATCGGGGAAAACGGCAAAAAGGCCGATGTCGTATTTTTATGCGCCGCGGCCGATGCAGCGATGGAGCAGGCATGGCAGTGCGTAGATAAGGGCGGAGTGATTGTGCTGTTTGCTGTTCCCGGACCGGACAAGAAGGTTGTCGTTCCTGTTAATGATTTCTGGATGAAAGAAATTACTATTCTGACGTCCTACTACTGCGGGCCTCCGGACATTACCGAAGCAATGAAGTTAATCGAATCCGGCGTTGTCACAGTGGATGATCTGGTCACGCACCGTCTCGGCTTAAACGATATTGCGAAAGGCTTTCAATTAGTATCGGAAGGAAAGGAATCCATCAAAGTCATCATTCAACCGAACGGCGTTACATCAGCTGAATGA